The Equus caballus isolate H_3958 breed thoroughbred chromosome 12, TB-T2T, whole genome shotgun sequence genome contains a region encoding:
- the OR5AN2 gene encoding olfactory receptor family 5 subfamily AN member 2 (The RefSeq protein has 3 substitutions compared to this genomic sequence), which yields MAGRRNGTITKFILLGFSEFPKLTVVLFSIFLGIYLMPVSWNVGLITLIRMDSHLHTPMYFFLSNLSVLDICYVSTIAPRMLSDFFKKQKFISFMECTIQYFFSRLGLTECCLLAATAYEHYAAVCNPLLSTAIMSPTLCVKMVAGSWITGFFGSLIQLCVLLQLHFCGPNVINHFFGDLLQLLILSCSDTFFFQVITSVITVIFGLTSVLVIMISYGYIIATILKITSAEGRSKAFNTCGSHLTAVTLFFGSGIFVYMYPNSGDSLNQNKLASVLYTVIIPMLNALIYSLRNKEIKDALNRWKKRIFS from the coding sequence ATGGCTGGAAGAAGGAATGGTACAATTACAAAGTTCATTCTCTTAGGATTCTCTGAATTTCCAAAGCTCACCGTTGTCCTCTTTTCAATattcctagggatctaccttatGCCAGTATCCTGGAATGTGGGCCTCATCACCCTCATCAGGATGGACTCTcacctgcacacacctatgtactttttcctcagtaACCTGTCTGTGCTGGACATCTGCTATGTTTCCACTATAGCGCCCAGGATGCTCTCAGACTTCTTCAAGAAGCAGAAATTCATCTCCTTTATGGAGTGCACAATACAATACTTCTTCTCTAGATTGGGTCTGACTGAGTGCTGTCTCCTGGCAGCCATGGCTTATGAACACTATGCTGCCATTTGTAATCCTCTTCTCTCCACAGCCATCATGTCCCCAACCCTCTGTGTGAAGATGGTGGCAGGATCTTGGATAACTGGATTCTTTGGTTCATTGATCCAGCTGTGTGTTTTACTTCAGCTCCATTTCTGTGGGCCAAATGTCATCAACCATTTCTTCGGTGACCTTCTCCAACTACTGATCCTATCCTGCTCTGACACCTTTTTCTTTCAAGTCATAACGTCTGTGATCACAGTGATTTTTGGGCTCacatctgtcctggttatcatgATATTCTATGGTTATATTATTGCCACCATTCTGAAGATCACTTCAGCTGAAGGCAGGTCCAAGGCCTTCAACACCTGTGGTTCTCACCTGACAGCAGTGACCCTCTTCTTTGGCTCAGGTATCTTTGTTTATATGTATCCTAACTCTGGTGATTCCCTGAATCAAAACAAGTTGGCATCAGTCTTATACACTGTTATAATTCCCATGCTAAATGCAttgatctacagcctgaggaacaaggaaataaaagatgccCTAaacagatggaagaagagaatCTTTTCCTAG